From the Musa acuminata AAA Group cultivar baxijiao chromosome BXJ3-1, Cavendish_Baxijiao_AAA, whole genome shotgun sequence genome, the window TAAGCCAAATCTAACTCTACTCCATCTCAATGTAATTATCAGAAACTTCAACTCAAAtctaagataatagttgtcaaatatgGGCCAATTAGCCATCTTCATGAGATGAaaatagatatatataatatatagtgATATTCAAGATGTGTCACATTCTTATCTGACGAAAGACAGAAGGTCATCAAACCATCTTCTGCCAATATTCATCCAAAAGAGTAAGACCATGTTCATTCTGTTAACTTTGTGCCATTGACGATCCAGTAGCATGGATATTATGGGTTTTGCGATCATAAGCGACAGGGCAGAATAATCTGATCAAATCTACCACTAATAATCTGAATAACCACCAGAACTATCAAAGATTCCTTGCAATAAGACCCCATGAACCCGATACAATAAAGAAAATGGATCTCCGCAAAAACAAACCCAAATGTCCACACAATCTAAAGTAGCAGCAAATCACGATTCCTGTTTCTTTCAAAGAATTGGATGATGATCGATTTACGAACTCGGAAGCTATTCAAAATTCCGCCACAAATCTCTGTAGCGGGTTAGACGGAATTTCTTCAACGATAGCTGGCAGAGACTTACAGATCGGCACTCGGCATAGTCCTGTACGCATCCTGAGTCGACGAGGAGCTCGCCAACAGCATCAAAGGCGCCGTCACCGTCGGCCCCGAAGTCGAAGTCGTCGTCAGCGAGGACGTTGATGATGTAGTTGATTATGGGCGCGTCCACGTCCTCCACCCTCCGCCCCAGCACCTCGTGCACCACCCTGCTCGCCACTTCCGCCATCGccacctctcgcttcgcttggctTCCTTTCCTCTATCGGCCCCAACCGAGGTTACACTATGAGGCGACCGTAACGGTGCCTCCATTACTCGTGGGTTTAAATAGGGCCCAAGAATGGCGGTCCGGAGCGCCTCGGGTCGAGCCCATGCACTTCACTTTCTTGCGTTGTATAGACCGAGCCCGAGACTGTGGATTGCATTATTGGGTAATGACAATGTAAGCATAAGAGTTACAACGGAAAGCGGTCCGACCCACTGTTACACCCGACCGCTACAGAAATCAATGGTCTATGTTTTTTCTTGAACTAAGACTCGACatgaataaattataataatataatattataaataaataaaataaatctaatATACGAAGCTTCCGTCAATTCCCGTCTGACTCGAACTCTAACAGAGTAAAAAAGTATCGACTCGCCatctttaattatattaattaatatatatcaatagtttttaaatttgataaaaattcaTTATAGTACGAGTTAAACTTGGTTGATCGAGATAGATGAGTTGGTGCAGCATGATCTCTGGTTGAAATCGTCATTCCAACAAATACCCATGTATATAtgagattttttatgatttacataagcattatatttttcttggaatttttaatGTAGTATATATGCCCCTTATAATGTTAAGATCTTCTTCTCAATAAATTCAAATTAGcttattttaatcataattaattttaattatttttattgagaTATCTGAATTAATTAGTGTACTGTtgcatataataaaaaatattttaatttaaaattttaaattgatttaaaaatataatatataaattaaatttatttttaaatattttatctgaTGACACCCCTAATTAATTTTTATCTGGAGACTTTTTTTTTCGTTGAATAGATGAAAATACCTCTCCACTAGCCATCCACCGCGAGTGGCGTCGACGACCGCCTCTGTCCATCGCCTCCGCCACCTACTACCACCGCGAGCGACGCCGCACCCACTACCGTCGCCCCTCCTTGCTACTGTCGCCAGCATCATCGCCGCCTTGTCCGGCTCCCCCCTCGACCTTCCAGCGCCGTCGTCGCCACCCCACCTTCCAGCATCACCGCCGCCCCCTTCGCCATATAGTGTTGCCGCCACCCCACCCCTTCTCACTGGCGGCAGAGGGGGCTTCCTCCTCGCCATTTTCGAAGGGCGAGGAAGAGGGATTGAAGCGCTCCTCGCTTGGGACAGTGTCGCCTCCTTCTTTGATCGCGAGGAAGAGGGATTGAAAATCTCCGTCCACGAGGATCATGGAGCGGTGCAGGGTAGCGCACGGCAGGCGATGAGGAAAGGGAAGCGGCGGAGGGCCGGGCTGGCGACGCCGAGGCTGCAGTTGTGGTTGGAAGGGCGGAGGCCCCATGAGCAGGCGACCTGGAGAGCAGCGGCGGTGAGGAGGAAGGGCCACTTGCCGTCAGTGAGAAGGGGTTGGGTGGAGTGGCACTGGAAGGCAAAGGGGACGCCTGGTGGAGGACGGGGTGGTGGCAGTTCTGTTAGAAGACGAAGGGGGAAACAAAGGAGGTGGCTAAAAATCAATTACGGGGGTATTTGAATTAAAAactcaatattaaaaaaaaatttagtttaaaaaacagTTTTTTTTTATCGAGAAGATATATCGAAGTTTTTTTTTACGTTTGAGGGAGATAACAAACTTAAACCCATGAAAGGTATTTTCATTGATGCGATAAAAAAAATCTCCAAGTAAAAATCAATTATGAGACTATCATCGAATAAAAACTCAATATTAAAAGTTTTCTAGatttaaaatatatcttatattttttttattatcgagAAGATACATCTTAAACTTATTTAAAAAATACGTTTGATAGAGGATATTCTGGTACCATCAAACTAGCACTCACCTTAGATCACACGTGGTACTACTTCAACCGAAGCCATGCACATGTCTCAAAATAGTACGAAATGATATAGTTCGATTCAGAGACGATTACATCATGAAACGACACAAAGCAGAATCCATATCGGCTTGAAAATCACACGAAGCGACACCTTAAAGTGAGTAGACAGTCTTGCATAATACGAGATTAGAACAATCATCTTATTATAAACAAATCGCCCACCTGAAATATCGATGGATGCTAACAACCTACAAATGGTCGATCCCCGGAGAGATATAAAAAATACCCTCGAGCAAATGCCAGGAGGAGGGAGGCTAAGTAAGCAATAGCCTCTTTACTCTCTCATTTACATAGTTGATAATGTTGTCTTCTTCCCCCTTCGTTTTTCGCTGATTTACGTGTCAAATGGGTCAAGCCGAGAAACCTACGACGCAGATCTATTGTGCAGAACCACCGATGGTAAGGAGATGACTCCACTACCAGAACGTAGCCTCGTAACCATGAGATAACCCTTTGACCAGAGGATAACTCATCCATGCAAAAGAGAGGACATCACAATTGAGCAAATCCTAATTCCTCTACTCGATCTCACCACTCCAAAGACAAATCGGCCCCACGTGAATCACCTTGCCCTCGTACGTCGGTTTATCATGTCAACACTCCCATATTGGCACGGAGGAGAACATAACCTTTGATAGTAAACCAATCGTGCTGACTTATCAGTCAACAATACTCATGATCTATCAAAAACTTGATATtaaaagttttttattttaaaaatattttttttttatcaagaaaTATTTTGAAGTCTTTGTATTGCATGCTCTAAGGAGACAACAAACTTAAACTCATAATTAAGAGAGACAAAGGTGTTAGAAATGTTTAACACCTTAACTGATAAAAGACATCGACTATGGATAATAAAAAATTGTGATTAAATTCTTAACATTTGataagatataattttttttgaaatataaaGCTTAGTCACAAGAGAAAACCAAAGAATAAATgatataacataaataaaaaatattaacataATATTTGCATAGATTGACACTTCGGATATAAattcatgaaaaaaattaaatcatttattataggagatcaaatcacaaatacatttaaattaattttaacctAATCAATCACACATCCCCTTTTATAAGTACACAAAtcccaaatttttttttaatcttttctcaTACTCTCTCTACAAAAAAAACTGAAAGTTATTCTCTCGTGTACTTACTCATCAGAGACAAACCATACATAAGATTTATATAGATAACCAAACTATAATTTTGGGGTTTATTtcgttacaaacaaatatttctaTAAATGAAAAACTCAAATCCCAAAAAATTCTTTAATCTTTTCTTACTCTCTTTCTATATCTATGAAACACTCATGCGAACTAAAGATATTCTCTCACATACttattaacaatatatatatatatatatatatatatatatatatatatatatatatatatatatatatatatatatccaaactaTCGTTTTAGACTTTTTTTCGTTTACAAACAAAAATTTGTTTATAAACAAGTTTTTAGTATTCATTTTgtttataaacaaaaaaatcTATAAATAGATTACGTGTCCTTTAAGGGTTTTAACAATTTATTCCATTTATATTTGTCAATCAAATAAGATTCGGTGGGATCTtaaattacaaaaataatatGTCACGCGTAATTGAATGTCTATAAAATGGCATACTTTTGCTATTGATTTTGACTAAGAATTGTAAATGGAATGCTTCTCGATGACAACTCGCATTACGTCTATTGCCGTGCCAATCATTTGGTTCACCCAACAActcttcttctattccaatggtgaCCGTCCTTTTCGCAATAATCATCAAAACGATTTCAACGGCTGATAACGATCCATCACAATCATAAACATTCCGGTTTATGCTCGTCCGCGTCTCCGTCGCATACGTTACGAGCATTTATAACGTTTCGTATCGGTTTCCGAGACGATACGGAGATAAATCGTCTATTATTCCCCGTTACGATGGCATACTTGCGGGTCTGGACTTCTTTTCCTTCCCATCGCAATTTGGATGCGCCTTCAACGATActgctctcttcttcctcccgcaCGAAACCCGTTCTTCGAAAGGAACCGCGAAATCGCTCAATCCTTGCTTTCTGTGATCGGAGGTAGATCGCGCGCCGAGGAGAAAGCAGCAATCTTGTCGATTTGGGGATTCTTTGGCGTTGTATCTGTCAATCGAATCGGGGACTGAGATCACCTGTGGATTTGGGTCGACCTGGTGAGGAAGAAGATCTCTTTCAGAAGGCTTCTGACCTCGCCGCCCGACGAATTCCAACTATTCTTCTGGTATCTGCTCCCAATTCTTCGAGAAAGTTCGGATTTGTATTTTGTTGGAGGCGAACAAGATCGAATTTTTCTTCTTTGGCACGGTTCCAAGTTTGGCAATTTCTATGTGTCATCTGTCATTAGGAAATTTTTGTTTAGTTTTTCCTCTATTAGAATCGACATGTTCAATTTTGCTGTGACTGGTGTCGTGTAACCCGATTTCGTCATAAAATGAAACCTCAAGACAACAGAAAACGACGAATTTATTTCAAGCACTACGATTTAGATAACCATGAATACAGGTTATGATTTTGTGGTGGTTATTTCGAGGAAATTTTGTCTTGGTGCAGTCCGTTGTGCACAGGAAACTTCTTTTTTTGTTTGCATGATTCGGGATATTTTAGCCAGGAAAATTTGGATTAACTAGAAGGAAGTGCATGTTTGTGAATTTCTAAGACAGGTACTTTTAATATAGTTTGTGGTATACAAGTGCACATATGTACGatgctattattattttattatttttataaattgaggGCAACTCTATATACAACTTTGGTCAATGCCATCAGAAAATGATGGGGCTTTGAGCTTCCTTTCAGCTTTTTCACTTGGAGTTTCAATGTTTCAATTAGATAATTCCTTTTAAGCGATTTGTTTATGATATTTACTTGCTTGTCTAGGTAATGAGGGACTTGCCTGAGAGAGCCTTAGATTCAGAAAACCCTGCAGGAAACTCAGATGATTCAAGAGACAAAGACCCCATAGCCGTTGTGTCAGAAGAAAAGTCTGCTGACACAAAGTCTTCAAAGGCTTCTATTTTGGCAAGTTTTCTTTCATCCACTTTGGCTATGTTTGAAACACGCATGGAGTCTTCTTCTGATGACTGTAAAGCGACCAAACCCACAAGCTATGGCTTGAGTACAGCAGTTTCAAATGTCATGATTAGTGGCCCAATTAGGAGGCTTCAGGAGCATATACTGGGAACTACTAGAATGGAAGCACTGAGCTCAACCAGTGAAATTTGGCTTCTTGGGAAGTGTTATAATGCATCAGCAGAGGAGTCGTCTGGTGGTGAAGATCCTGGTAATAGCTATGCTGAATTTTTAGAGGACTTCTCATCGAGAATTTGGATCACATACAGGAAAGGTTTGTTCGCAGAAGGTTTCTGTCTTTTGTATCACCAGCTGTCTAACATTACCCTTGCTTTCAGTATAGAATTCTCTTATTTGTTTATACAAAAGTTAGCAGATAATGAAACATAGAAGCTAGGCCCTGAGTAGTGGATTTTCCACAGGTTTTGAACCCATTGGTGACACAAAATTTACAAGTGATGTCAACTGGGGCTGCATGATAAGAAGCAGTCAGATGCTTGTCGCCCAggtatctgtgtaacctgtcaaaatATCAATCTAGACCTAAAATTGTGCTTGAAGGATTAATCAAATGAAATTTTCTTGTTTGTTAAAATTTCAAACAGGCATTGCTTTCTCATCATCTGGGGAGATCTTGGAGGAAGCCCTCTCAGAAGGTGACATGAATGATTACTGTCGGCCGACAAAAAATTTCTTCCGTGGAAAATGCTTAAGTTTGTATAGAGAGAGTGATGGAAGCTTTTTTAACTTGCAATGTAGGATTGCTTATGATGGTCCCCTGTTGGTTATGCAGCCATATGATCCCAAATATATCGAGATATTACAACTTTTTGGTGACTCGGAGGCATGTGCTTTTTCTGTGCACAATCTGCTCCGAGCTGGAAGGCATTATGGCTTGGCCGCTGGATCATGGTTGGGTCCTTATGCCATGTGCCGGACATGGGAAACCATCACACGTGCCAATAGGGAGCAAGCTAACCTTCATAAAGGCAAAGAAAGCTTGCCCATGGTTGTGTATATCGTTTCTGGTGATGAAGATGGGGAACAAGGTGGAGCTCCTGTTGTCTGCACTGATGTAGTTGCAAGACTCTGTTCATCTTTTAATATGGCTCTACATGCATGGGCACCTATTCTCTTGTTAGTTCCATTGGTTCTTGGTTTAGAAAGAATCAATCCCAGGTAAATGATTGTCCTTCTAAAGACATCTTAATGAAGTCATGACTTCCCATTTCCTTTAACATTATTATGGTGAACTTTAAGTTTGAAGTAAAAGGTTCATTCTTTCATAACATGCTATTAGTACCTTGTAGTTCTTATAGCTTGTGTATCTTTCTAAGATGTCAGCAACTAACAAAGACTACTAAACATGATAGGTCTTTTACTGACTTAAAACCCAGAAGAGGTAACTTTGTTAATTTATGCAAAAAGGAGCTATCACGTTTCTATATCAAATGGGCTTGGGAACTAATTAGTTACGATAGTATGTTGAAGCATGAGGTTTTTCTATTTGTTTTCATATAGAGATGCATACTCAAGGTAGTACCCATGTTATGTTGTGTCAGCATGCTTACTTCAGGAAATCCTAAGGGGTCGAGTAATGTTGGTGGCTTGAGCAAGAAGTTCTGATGCCTAAGCATTGTCCATCATTGGATACTGGCCCTGGCATACTAAGATGACATCAAGAGGATGAAATGTCTTCCACATCTCTTTAtccttctctctctgtctctatcTCTCTCCTATGGAAATTGTAGCAAAATTTTGTTACTACGGACTCCAGGAAATAAAGTGGTGGAAATAATGTGGGTATTAGATTGTTGCATAGTTGCAAGAATAgatcaaatcatttttttttctgcaAGCTACACATTTTTTTGCCTGTTGGCTCCTTTGGTGTATAATCAATTCAGATTTGCTTGATATCTTTTTTAGCTTAACTATAAAACAAAAATTTTCAGTATAGTAGTTATGTATTGTAGTAGTAGATAGCAGGTTTAGTTCAGTGATACCTCATCAGTTGATTAGAATAATCTTCATATGAGAGTAAGCTTGTACTATATTTTAATTGCACACGCACTCATACAGTGAAGAACTGTTGTTGGCAGTTTAAATAAGAATAAGAAACTAAATGTTCATAGACTGAAATATTGTAAGCTAAAGAAACTTTTTTAATACtaatttttgtttttaatgtttaCTTATTATGATCACTAAGAAATAGGTGCCTTAATGTTTTTGCTTTATAAGCAGTGGTCCTCTGATATGTGATTGGACTTCTAAAATTTGTGAATTACTTGATTTTTTCAAACTTTAGTTATATTTCCTGAAACCTTATTTCACAAGGTTGTACTTGAGGTCTATATTTGGTAAATCACTAGCAAATGAGTGTTTTAACTTTTTCAATCTTCTATAAAGTATCAGTTTTATATGATGAAATTCATAAAAATTTGTCATTTGCATGACATTTTCCTGCTTTGTTTCTTTTCTATGGTATTCCCTTATCTGGTACTTATGGTGCCACATCATTTTAGATACATCCCATTGCTACAGGAGACATTTTCATTCCCACAAAGTCTGGGCATTTTAGGTGGAAAACCTGGTGCCTCAACTTACATTGTTGGGGTACAGGAAGACAAGGCACTGTATCTGGATCCTCATGAAGTCCAACAGGTATGCTTGTCAAATATAGAACAAGAACTGTATTTGTTTagaaattgtcatttgtttgtgcTTCTATGTAATTGGTCACTTCCAAATGATTGCTGTATTTTATTGTTATTATATTTGATGTATTGATCTGTGCCACTGGTATAACTAGTTGACCACTTTATTTTGTTTAGAAGATTGAGTTTATCTTGTTAAAAGTTTTTGAAACTTGCATCATTGTGTACACCTTTCTAGTTATAGTAAATAACATTTTATATTAAATGTACATGATAATGAACATCAAAATATACACCTTGCTCCGATGTCTTGTAAAGTTACTTTGTATCAAGGATTGCTACGTTGTTGAATAGGGGGCATGCCAATAATTTTTTGAAATGGAACGTTACCATGTCATGCCAGTCGACATTCCCCTGTTTTTATATTGTAATTGGTCTAGAAATCATATATACACCTTTTGCATTGGTCAGCAAGGAACATGCCAACATACCACAACATGTTCCAGACCACATTATATGGGTGTTACAAGACAATCGGACCATAACATGCTGATCAGAATGGCAATACTTGCTATGGATCAACTCTTAGTTTATATTCTTAGAATGAGCACAGCATATGAAAGAACAAATGTACAATTTTAAAGTCGAAAGAAAATCAATTGAATGATAAGGAAGCTCATACTGAATAACTATTGACTTTAGGGAGGATAATATCTTTCCAATTTTTTCGTTCTTATCATTCTATATCATCCCACATCTTAGATGTCCTATGTGTTCTATGTTCTTTTCAATGTCACCTTGAATATGATCTCTAAAATATGCGCAAATTTAACTCCTTAtgaaaaaaggaacaaaaaactTGGAAGCTCTTGATGTAGACCTAGGCACAAGGGAAAGAGGTTATAGAATTTTGTTTTTTCTATTATCTGAAGTTGAATTACTTATGGGAATTTATAATTTGTTCTGCTGGTGGTATTAACCTAAGATGTAGGTAGATTTTCAAAGCTTTGTAATGCTCAACTACTGTGCCTTATGCCAATTCCAACTGTGGTTCTTATGTCTAGTTTTGTTATACTCATCGAGTATGCAAAAAATTGACATATTATATTACGAACAATTAGATCACCTATTTCTTTTCTGTATGAAGAAAATATTCACAACTGGTTCATTTATATACATTTTTGTGACCTCTTTCCCCTTTCCACCTTTTTGCTGCTGCTTTTGGTTGAAACATAAAACTCAGTCCATAACTGCAAGCTTTATCGTATTATGGGTAATCTCAAGTGGATGCAGTGATTTCCTGAAGCATCAGTCAAATTCCTTCCCATGGGCCTTTCGGACCACTCTCTGGCCATTCTATCCGTGCAATCTGCCAAGTGGAATGTGCCAGTGGGAAACAAAACCTCAGCAAGAGAAGATTCAATTTGGTTAGGTTCACTCGTAAGAATCAGTTTCCTTAAGGTCATCAAGCTTTATTTGAAGCCCAAAAGAGAGTATGCAATAAGGTCATATGGAATAGTAGGCATTGTCagggaagaaaagggatgcaaacccgatatacatgcatacatacatacatacatatcaaTTCCTCCTTTTGCCATGGTCTTGGCTTTCAGAGAATGACAGGGTTCGTTGTTATCATGTTAGGAACAATAAATATTCTACTTTTTCTGTATGAATAAAATATGCACAATTAGTTCACATATAACACATTTATATCAGTCCTTTCCCCCTTCCACCTTCTTGCTGCCTGTTTTGGTTGAAACAAGCTCAGTCCAAAACTACTGCAAGTCTGCAAACATAAACCTAGCAGCCCAAAAAAGGCCAAATATTAATTCCTTCTTTCACGATGGTCTACCTGGCTTTCAGATAATGACATATGCACTTTCATGTTTTCTGTTCTCTTATCTACAATGGCAAATTCTTCACATACAAGCCTTTTGGAGCCACTGAGTTATTGACAATGTATGAAACAGGCTGTCGATCTCAAGAGTGATAGCTCAGAAGCCGATTATATTTCGTATCACTGCAGGTAAGTTGTGTCAACCTACACTTTGACCACATTAGTATCTATAGTGTTTTTTCCATCACAAGTGGCTGTCTTCTCTAACCATTTCTTCTCCCTTGCCATCTGGTGATTAACGGTTCCAGAACTGTCCGACATGTGCCATTTGACCTGATAGATCCTTCTTTGGCCATCGGATTCCATTGCCGAGATAAAGGTCAGCTGGTATTTGAtagattattttttcttttcaaataagaattctatgcatcCATAAGCTTTCGCCCGCTTGATTTTGTTTAACCGTTGCAGATGATTTCGAAGATTTCTGCTCCCGTGCTTCTCAGCTTGGGGACAAGTCCAATGGAGCACCACTTTTTACCGTGACCCAGTTTCCTCAACCTTCAAAAGCAGTTCCTTATTGTGATGGAGATAATGTAGGCAATTCTCGCAACTGCATGATGGATAACACCTTTGATGTGGAGAACTTTGGTGATGATGATGCCCAACCCGGTGAAGATGAATGGCAAATCTTATAAAGCGCTATGCGTGTTTGAAGCTATGTTTGGTCAATGATAGCTCATGTCATCTCCCTGCACTCATCAACTTAGTGCGATAATTATTTGGTCGAAGAATCTGATCTGCACTATGTTGGATTTCATATCCTTCATACATTCTTTgtaatatatttggattggtaTTGTACAAGTAAAAGAGTTATTTTCTGTTCCTTGTTGCATTCTTGCCGTCTGTTATTAGTGTTTGTGTTCGGCTGTTGCTTGTTGGGTGTGTTGGAAGGGATCCGGGTTTGTAATTTGAGTGACGACGATCCCTAACCCATC encodes:
- the LOC103983058 gene encoding cysteine protease ATG4B, with product MRDLPERALDSENPAGNSDDSRDKDPIAVVSEEKSADTKSSKASILASFLSSTLAMFETRMESSSDDCKATKPTSYGLSTAVSNVMISGPIRRLQEHILGTTRMEALSSTSEIWLLGKCYNASAEESSGGEDPGNSYAEFLEDFSSRIWITYRKGFEPIGDTKFTSDVNWGCMIRSSQMLVAQALLSHHLGRSWRKPSQKPYDPKYIEILQLFGDSEACAFSVHNLLRAGRHYGLAAGSWLGPYAMCRTWETITRANREQANLHKGKESLPMVVYIVSGDEDGEQGGAPVVCTDVVARLCSSFNMALHAWAPILLLVPLVLGLERINPRYIPLLQETFSFPQSLGILGGKPGASTYIVGVQEDKALYLDPHEVQQAVDLKSDSSEADYISYHCRTVRHVPFDLIDPSLAIGFHCRDKDDFEDFCSRASQLGDKSNGAPLFTVTQFPQPSKAVPYCDGDNVGNSRNCMMDNTFDVENFGDDDAQPGEDEWQIL